In Zea mays cultivar B73 unplaced genomic scaffold, Zm-B73-REFERENCE-NAM-5.0 scaffold_621, whole genome shotgun sequence, the genomic stretch AATGGCACTCGATTATTATCAACCCGACTGCAATCTTTTTCTGTCGGTAAGGATTGCACCAGAGCACCTTCTACTTCTAATAGGCCATGAACTATAGATAGAGAAGAATCATTCTGAGCGAGTCCATAAGAAGCGACCCACTTTTTCATCGGTTCCGGGGGAAGACCAAAGATCTTGCGCGACCGGTCCGCCAGAAAAACTCAAAAGAGAAAGAAGTCTCGTTAATCTCTTCATGCTCGTTCCAAGTTCGAAGTACCGTTTGGCCAAAGAAAAAGCCGCTTCCTGACACGATTGCCTCTTTATATAGATAGATATAGGATCTATGGGGTTATTACTTAGAAGTCTATTTTGTACAAGATCCCCTCCTATCTGATAGAAAAGGGTCCCATGATCCCGAGCCGGTCTTATCTTGGCTCGCAAACCCCAAGTTTGTCTATGAAGAGCTAATCTAATTGTATTAGTTTCTATAATGGATTTCTTATGTGGAATACTAATGGATAGGGCCTCGTTGCTAAGTGCTACAAGATCTAGTGCACTGGAACTCGTGGTTATGGACCCGAATCCTTTAGTATGGAACATTGTCTTTTCCAAGTAAAAACCCCTAGTATATGAAAGAATGAAAAGGTGCTTTCGTTCTTGTGGAATAAGAAGCCCTCGTACCTtaatgaaaggaaaataggaattTTTCGTTAGGTATTTGACCAAATAGGATTGTCCAGTTCCTATAGAACCTATCACTAAAATACCCGATAGGGCTAAGCGGAACGAAAAGGGTTTTCCATGAGATGGTAAATGAAAACGATTAGCCCCACACGAGGTTTGGGAATAAGTGATTGTCTGATAATGAGCAAGGAATATACGTCTTTCTGCTAAAGAGAATCTATTAAACTCATAATTCATTAGATCCTTGTTAGCAATGTCAACTAGGTATCATAAGTAAATGGATCTCGGTTGTTCAATCCTTTGATAACCAAGGTCATTCTTTGCTAAAGAGAAATGATCACTATGGGTCAGACTCAATAGAATTGGATCCATTCCAAATAGCGAGAATTAGGATTCTTGATCCCTCTCAGTCTCTCTTTCAATTCGAGGATCCGGAGAGGTGTTTTCATAGTCATCTCCGAATATTTGCCATCTCCGAATATTTTCGATTTCATTTTTCTATGATATGTCTTTCTATATGAAAATTGGTTATTTACGATGTACGATGATCCCTGTTAAGCATCCATGGCTGAATGGTTAAAGCGCCCAACTCATAATTGGTAAATTTGCGGGTTCAATTCCTGCTGGATGCACGCGAACGGGAACGGTCTATTGGAATTGGCTCTCTATCCATGGAATCTCATCCATCATCCATACATAACGAATTGGTATGGTATATTCATACCATAACATAAGAACAATAAGAACTCGAATTCTTATCGATACTGGAACTCAGAGCATAGGGGGGAAAGTCGATTTATGGATGGAATCAAATACGCAGTATTTACAGAAAAGAGTCTTCGTTTATTGGGAAAGAATCAATATACTTTTAATGTCGAATCGGGATTCACTAAGACAGAAATAAAGCattgggtcgaactcttctttggTGTTAAGGTAGTAGCTGTGAATAGCCATCGACTACCCGGAAAGGGTAGAAGAATGGGACCTATTCTGGGACATACAATGCATTACAGACGTATGATCATTACCCTTCAACCGGGTTATTCTATTCCACTTCTAGATAGAGAAACGAACTAAAGGAGAATACTTAATAATACGGCGAAACATTTATACAAAACACCTATCCCGAGCACACGCAAGGGAACCGTAGACAGGCAAGTGAAATCCAATCCACGAAATAAATTGATCCATGGACGGCACCGTTGTGGTAAAGGTCGTAATGCCAGAGGAATCATTACCGCAAGGCATAGAGGGGGAGGTCATAAGCGCCTATACCGTAAAATCGATTTTCGACGGAATCAAAAAGACATATCTGGTAGAATCATAACCATAGAATACGACCCTAATCGAAATGCATACATTTGTCTCATACACTATGGGGATGGTGAGAAGAGATATATTTTACATCCCAGAGGGGCTATAATTGGAGATACTATTGTTTCTGGTACAAAAGTTCCTATATCAATGGGAAATGCCCTACCTTTGAGTGCGGTTTGAACTATTGATTTACGTAATTGGAAGTAACCAATTAGGTTTACGACGAAACCTAGAAATCGATCACTGATCCAATTTGACTACCTCTACGGGATAGACCTCAACAGAAAACTGTTGAGTAACGGCAGCAAGTGATTGAGTTCAGTAGTTCCTCATAGA encodes the following:
- the LOC118475751 gene encoding 50S ribosomal protein L2, chloroplastic-like; translation: MAEWLKRPTHNWRILNNTAKHLYKTPIPSTRKGTVDRQVKSNPRNKLIHGRHRCGKGRNARGIITARHRGGGHKRLYRKIDFRRNQKDISGRIITIEYDPNRNAYICLIHYGDGEKRYILHPRGAIIGDTIVSGTKVPISMGNALPLKSTSTDMPLGTAIHNIEITRGRGGQLARAAGAVAKLIAKEGKLATLRLPSGEVRLVSQNCLATVGQVGNVGVNQKSLGRAGSKCWLGKRPVVRGVVMNPVDHPHGGGEGKAPIGRKKPTTPWGYPALGRRTRKRKKYSDSFILRRRK